The following coding sequences lie in one Streptomyces sp. NBC_00510 genomic window:
- a CDS encoding 4-(cytidine 5'-diphospho)-2-C-methyl-D-erythritol kinase, translating to MTRRPASVTVRVPAKVNVQLAVGGPRPDGFHDLANVFLAVGLYDEVTVAPAEELRITVAGPDADQVPADASNLAARAAIALAARHGLEPRVHIHIAKDIPVAGGMAGGSADAAGALVACDTLWGTGASREELLAICAGLGSDVPFSLVGGAALGRGRGELLEPLETGGTFHWVFAVADGGLSTPEVYRECDRLRGDVAVPEPEASPALLDALRTGDAVALAASLANDLQPAALSLRPSLAATLAAGAEAGALATLVSGSGPTTAFLAKDAESAQAVAGALAASGTCRAVRVTTGPAQGATLL from the coding sequence GTGACCCGCCGACCCGCGTCCGTGACCGTCCGCGTCCCCGCCAAGGTCAACGTCCAGCTCGCGGTGGGCGGACCGCGCCCCGACGGCTTCCACGACCTGGCCAACGTCTTCCTCGCCGTCGGCCTGTACGACGAGGTCACCGTCGCTCCCGCCGAAGAGCTGCGGATCACGGTCGCCGGACCGGACGCCGACCAGGTCCCGGCCGACGCGAGCAACCTCGCCGCCCGCGCCGCGATCGCGCTCGCGGCGCGGCACGGGCTGGAGCCGCGCGTCCACATCCACATCGCCAAGGACATCCCCGTCGCGGGCGGCATGGCCGGCGGCAGCGCCGACGCGGCGGGCGCCCTGGTCGCCTGCGACACGCTGTGGGGCACCGGCGCGAGCCGCGAGGAACTGCTCGCGATCTGCGCCGGGCTCGGCAGCGACGTCCCGTTCAGCCTGGTGGGCGGCGCCGCCCTCGGCCGGGGCCGCGGCGAGCTGCTGGAGCCGCTGGAGACCGGCGGCACCTTCCACTGGGTCTTCGCCGTCGCCGACGGCGGCCTGTCCACGCCCGAGGTCTACCGCGAGTGCGACCGGCTGCGCGGCGACGTGGCCGTGCCGGAGCCGGAGGCGTCCCCGGCCCTGCTCGACGCGCTGCGCACCGGTGACGCCGTGGCCCTCGCCGCCTCCCTGGCGAACGACCTCCAGCCGGCCGCGCTCTCCTTGCGCCCCTCGCTGGCCGCGACCCTCGCCGCGGGCGCCGAGGCCGGCGCCCTGGCCACCCTGGTCTCCGGCTCCGGGCCCACCACCGCCTTCCTCGCCAAGGACGCCGAGTCCGCGCAGGCCGTCGCCGGCGCCCTCGCCGCCTCCGGCACCTGCCGCGCGGTACGGGTCACCACCGGCCCCGCGCAGGGTGCGACCCTGCTCTGA
- a CDS encoding acyltransferase: MGMTAGEIAAATPAARDRYVDFLRVASLATVVLGHWLMAAVTTGADGGVEVGNLLAVRPALQPLTWVLQIMPVFFFVGGFSHALSYRSVARSGGGYAAFLRARLRRLLGPTMLFVAVWAAGALLLPVPDVAARLVAQPLWFIGIYLGMVAFTPPLLRLHERYGWGAFAALSAGAVVVDVLRFALDVPYVPFLNFAFVWLAVHQLGFLRADGRLRLPAVPAVCGLAGAVALVALGPYPLSMVGMPGERISNMAPPTLALLCHGVWLVGAVELLRRPAARLLARPRVWRGVVAANGIAMTAFLWHLTAMLAVYGALISLGRTLPAPATAAWWAQVPLRVAAATALTAALVAVFRRAERPPAPRPAQAPGPLSGPGAAFGVALALLGVLGLSAVGFGGLLDGHSATLIAFRVTAPAAVLMAVAGWALVERAGRVRAEPGVSPPGRP; this comes from the coding sequence ATGGGGATGACAGCCGGAGAGATCGCCGCGGCCACGCCCGCGGCACGGGACCGTTACGTCGACTTCCTGCGGGTGGCGTCGCTGGCCACGGTCGTGCTGGGGCACTGGCTGATGGCGGCGGTGACCACCGGGGCCGACGGGGGCGTCGAGGTCGGCAACCTGCTGGCGGTGCGCCCGGCGCTGCAACCGCTGACCTGGGTGCTGCAGATCATGCCGGTGTTCTTCTTCGTCGGCGGCTTCTCGCATGCGCTCTCCTATCGCTCCGTCGCACGCTCCGGCGGCGGGTACGCGGCCTTCCTGCGGGCCCGGCTGCGCCGGCTGCTGGGGCCGACGATGCTGTTCGTCGCGGTGTGGGCCGCGGGCGCGCTGCTGCTCCCCGTGCCGGACGTGGCGGCGCGACTGGTGGCGCAGCCGCTGTGGTTCATCGGGATCTACCTCGGCATGGTGGCCTTCACCCCGCCGTTGCTGCGACTGCACGAGCGGTACGGCTGGGGCGCCTTCGCCGCGCTGTCGGCCGGCGCGGTCGTGGTGGACGTGCTGCGCTTCGCCCTCGACGTGCCCTACGTGCCGTTCCTGAACTTCGCCTTCGTCTGGCTCGCTGTGCACCAGCTGGGCTTCCTGCGGGCGGACGGCCGGCTGCGCCTCCCCGCGGTGCCGGCCGTCTGCGGGCTGGCGGGGGCGGTCGCGCTGGTGGCGCTCGGGCCGTACCCGCTGTCCATGGTGGGCATGCCCGGCGAGCGGATCTCGAACATGGCGCCGCCCACGCTCGCCCTGCTCTGCCACGGCGTGTGGCTGGTCGGCGCGGTCGAACTGCTGCGGCGCCCCGCCGCGCGCCTGCTGGCGCGCCCGCGTGTGTGGCGCGGCGTGGTCGCCGCGAACGGCATCGCGATGACGGCCTTCCTCTGGCACCTCACGGCCATGCTCGCCGTGTACGGCGCGCTGATCTCCCTGGGCCGCACGCTGCCCGCCCCGGCCACCGCCGCCTGGTGGGCCCAGGTGCCGCTGCGCGTGGCGGCCGCGACCGCCCTCACCGCCGCCCTGGTCGCCGTCTTCCGCCGCGCCGAACGCCCCCCGGCCCCGCGCCCCGCCCAGGCGCCGGGCCCGCTCTCCGGCCCCGGTGCCGCGTTCGGCGTCGCCCTCGCGCTGCTGGGCGTCCTCGGCCTGTCCGCCGTCGGCTTCGGCGGCCTCCTCGACGGCCACTCGGCCACCCTGATCGCCTTCCGCGTCACGGCCCCGGCCGCCGTCCTCATGGCCGTCGCCGGCTGGGCCCTGGTCGAAAGGGCGGGCCGCGTCAGGGCTGAGCCGGGCGTCAGCCCACCCGGCCGACCTTGA
- a CDS encoding type II toxin-antitoxin system RelE/ParE family toxin → MTHTVVWQHQAMAEFRRLRLLDPVGAKACAAAVRDLAGEPHPRTARALGGSGYWRLSVGDWRVLYRPDAETVTVLVLKVGRVG, encoded by the coding sequence GTGACCCACACCGTCGTCTGGCAGCACCAGGCCATGGCCGAGTTCCGCCGCCTGCGCCTCCTCGACCCGGTGGGTGCGAAGGCGTGCGCGGCTGCCGTCCGGGATTTGGCCGGAGAACCGCACCCCCGGACGGCGCGCGCCCTGGGAGGTTCGGGGTACTGGCGGCTGTCCGTCGGCGACTGGCGTGTTCTGTACCGGCCCGACGCCGAGACCGTCACCGTGCTCGTCCTCAAGGTCGGCCGGGTGGGCTGA
- a CDS encoding type II toxin-antitoxin system Phd/YefM family antitoxin has protein sequence MDMYPLVEARNQLGQLVGRVRHGHEHILISEYGKPAAALIPISELEELQRLRDAADAAEAAARESAPTGPAMTHDEFMARLEDEDRQADAS, from the coding sequence ATGGATATGTATCCGCTCGTGGAAGCGCGCAACCAGCTCGGGCAGCTCGTCGGCCGAGTCCGGCACGGGCATGAACACATCCTGATCAGCGAGTACGGGAAACCCGCCGCCGCGCTCATCCCGATAAGCGAACTCGAGGAACTGCAGCGGCTGCGTGATGCGGCGGACGCTGCCGAGGCGGCAGCCCGCGAATCGGCTCCCACCGGCCCCGCGATGACGCATGACGAGTTCATGGCCCGGTTGGAGGACGAGGACCGTCAGGCCGACGCCTCGTGA
- a CDS encoding ABC-F family ATP-binding cassette domain-containing protein, with protein sequence MAVNLVNVESVSKVYGTRTLLDGISLGVSEGDRIGVVGRNGDGKTTLIRMLAKLEGPDTGRVTHTSDLRLGVLTQHDSLDPQATVRHEVVGDRADHEWAGDAKIRDVLTGLFGGLDLPGFPQGLDTVIGPLSGGERRRIALAKLLIAEQDLVVLDEPTNHLDVEGISWLAGHLRARRSALVCVTHDRWFLDQVCTRMWDVQRGDVHEYEGGYSDYVFARAERERIAATEEVKRQNLMRKELAWLRRGAPARTSKPRFRIEAANELIADVPPPRDNAELMKFATTRLGRTVFDLENVTVQAGPKVLLKHLTWQLGPGDRVGLVGVNGAGKTSLLRALADAAVSEGEQQPVAGKVVVGKTVRLAYLSQEVAELEPSLRVLQAVESVRGRVDLGKGRELTAGQLCEKFGFTKEKQWTPVGDLSGGERRRLQLLRLLMDEPNVLFLDEPTNDLDIETLTQLEDLLDGWPGSMVVISHDRYFLERTTDRTFALLGDATLRMLPRGIDEYLERRRAAVEAATPAPAPAKPKGGGDSRAAKKELQRIERQLDKIGERESKLHAAIAENATDFEKVAELDMELRSLAAEREELEMRWLELADEV encoded by the coding sequence ATGGCCGTCAACCTGGTCAACGTCGAGTCCGTCAGCAAGGTGTACGGAACGCGCACCCTGCTGGACGGGATCTCGCTCGGCGTATCGGAGGGCGACCGCATCGGCGTCGTCGGCCGCAACGGCGACGGGAAGACGACCCTGATCCGGATGCTGGCGAAGCTGGAGGGGCCGGACACCGGGCGGGTGACGCACACCTCGGACCTGCGGCTGGGCGTGCTGACGCAGCACGACAGCCTGGACCCGCAGGCCACCGTCCGGCACGAGGTGGTCGGTGACCGCGCGGACCACGAGTGGGCGGGCGACGCGAAGATCCGGGACGTGCTCACCGGCCTCTTCGGCGGGCTGGACCTGCCCGGCTTCCCGCAGGGGCTGGACACGGTGATCGGGCCGCTCTCCGGTGGTGAACGCCGCCGGATCGCGCTGGCGAAGCTGCTGATCGCCGAGCAGGACCTGGTCGTGCTCGACGAGCCCACCAACCACCTCGACGTCGAGGGCATCTCCTGGCTGGCCGGTCATCTGCGGGCACGGCGCTCGGCCCTGGTGTGCGTGACCCACGACCGCTGGTTCCTGGACCAGGTCTGCACCCGCATGTGGGACGTGCAGCGCGGTGACGTCCACGAGTACGAGGGCGGTTACAGCGACTACGTCTTCGCCCGCGCCGAGCGTGAGCGGATCGCCGCGACCGAGGAGGTCAAGCGGCAGAACCTGATGCGCAAGGAGCTGGCCTGGCTGCGCCGCGGTGCCCCCGCCCGCACCAGCAAGCCGCGCTTCCGCATCGAGGCGGCCAACGAGCTGATCGCCGACGTGCCGCCGCCGCGTGACAACGCCGAGCTGATGAAGTTCGCGACGACCCGGCTGGGCAGGACGGTCTTCGACCTGGAGAACGTGACCGTGCAGGCCGGGCCCAAGGTGCTGCTGAAGCACCTGACCTGGCAGCTGGGCCCCGGCGACCGGGTCGGCCTGGTCGGTGTCAACGGCGCGGGCAAGACGTCCCTGCTGCGGGCGCTCGCGGACGCCGCCGTCAGCGAGGGCGAGCAGCAGCCCGTGGCCGGCAAGGTGGTGGTCGGCAAGACCGTACGGCTGGCCTACCTGTCGCAGGAGGTCGCCGAACTCGAGCCGTCGCTGCGGGTGCTGCAGGCGGTGGAGTCGGTGCGCGGCCGTGTCGACCTCGGCAAGGGGCGGGAGCTGACGGCGGGTCAGCTCTGCGAGAAGTTCGGGTTCACCAAGGAGAAGCAGTGGACCCCGGTCGGTGACCTGTCCGGTGGCGAGCGGCGCCGGCTGCAGTTGCTGCGGCTGCTGATGGACGAGCCCAACGTGCTCTTCCTCGACGAGCCCACCAACGACCTGGACATCGAGACCCTGACCCAGCTGGAGGACCTGCTCGACGGCTGGCCCGGTTCGATGGTGGTCATCTCCCACGACCGGTACTTCCTGGAGCGGACCACCGACCGCACCTTCGCCCTGCTCGGCGACGCGACGCTGCGCATGCTGCCGCGCGGCATCGACGAGTACCTGGAGCGACGCCGCGCGGCCGTCGAGGCCGCCACCCCCGCGCCCGCCCCGGCCAAGCCGAAGGGCGGCGGTGACAGCCGCGCGGCCAAGAAGGAACTGCAGCGCATCGAGCGGCAGCTGGACAAGATCGGCGAGAGGGAGTCGAAGCTGCACGCCGCCATCGCCGAGAACGCCACCGACTTCGAGAAGGTGGCCGAACTCGACATGGAGCTGCGGTCGCTGGCCGCCGAGCGCGAGGAACTGGAGATGCGCTGGCTGGAGCTGGCGGACGAGGTGTAG
- a CDS encoding PQQ-binding-like beta-propeller repeat protein encodes MSQPPPPPGNQPGFGPQPPQYGYPPQQPNPYAQPPTHPQGQQPPPPPPPPGPYGPNPYAQAPTQPLPGYGYQPYPQYPQPPKRGNGKVAAIVAAAIAAVLVVGTGVFLAAGDDDGPSDTPAKGGGSSRPAGDGPLKARALWDKKAVRPSKSEITAPVAEAWFTGNAVVKTMPDALRSFDLDSGKENWSIPLEGESCPGPESAAGDRLVLQYGTDCDSVIAVDIAHGKKLWAKKLPDPDGRTSHSYSQIALTGDTAAVSWIGGSVAYKISTGAVLWTPKAGSECADKGYHGGSALVAVVECGGFGGDEYVQGLGEGGAKKWSWQVPSGSEVYSVISTDPVVVGLSAGSLSMTDIVYLDGGKMKSRISLGAGGADATYRIHCEDNRCTNVAVDGTTIYLPTKTHSGSGTSYSQTNEIAALDLTTGKPKWLAKPDQERELKIVGVSGGKVVAYQKNTYDKPGRLLRLDPATRGFTVFMELPESGKDLENDFLDSDSGWWLYEDHFFLTSDHISASANLTDRSIAAFG; translated from the coding sequence ATGTCGCAGCCGCCGCCTCCCCCCGGCAACCAGCCCGGATTCGGGCCGCAGCCGCCTCAGTACGGTTACCCGCCGCAGCAGCCCAACCCCTACGCCCAGCCGCCGACCCACCCTCAGGGACAGCAGCCGCCGCCCCCGCCCCCGCCGCCGGGCCCGTACGGCCCCAACCCGTACGCCCAGGCGCCGACCCAGCCCCTCCCCGGGTACGGCTACCAGCCGTACCCGCAGTACCCGCAGCCGCCGAAGCGCGGCAACGGCAAGGTGGCCGCGATCGTGGCGGCGGCGATCGCGGCCGTCCTGGTCGTCGGCACGGGAGTCTTCCTGGCCGCGGGCGACGACGACGGGCCCTCGGACACCCCGGCGAAGGGCGGCGGCAGCAGCCGTCCGGCCGGCGACGGCCCGCTGAAGGCCCGCGCGTTGTGGGACAAGAAGGCGGTGCGGCCGTCCAAGTCCGAGATCACCGCCCCGGTGGCGGAAGCCTGGTTCACCGGCAACGCCGTCGTGAAGACGATGCCGGACGCGCTGCGTTCCTTCGACCTCGACAGCGGCAAGGAGAACTGGTCGATCCCGCTGGAGGGGGAGTCCTGCCCGGGCCCGGAGTCGGCGGCCGGCGACCGCCTGGTGCTGCAGTACGGCACGGACTGCGACAGCGTGATCGCCGTCGACATCGCCCACGGCAAGAAGCTGTGGGCGAAGAAGCTGCCCGACCCGGACGGCCGGACCTCGCACAGCTACTCGCAGATCGCGCTCACGGGCGACACGGCGGCCGTCTCCTGGATCGGCGGTTCGGTCGCGTACAAGATCAGCACCGGGGCCGTGCTGTGGACGCCCAAGGCCGGTTCGGAGTGCGCCGACAAGGGCTACCACGGCGGCAGCGCGCTGGTCGCGGTCGTCGAGTGCGGCGGCTTCGGCGGTGACGAGTACGTGCAGGGCCTGGGTGAGGGCGGCGCCAAGAAGTGGTCCTGGCAGGTGCCGAGCGGCAGTGAGGTGTACAGCGTCATCTCCACGGACCCGGTGGTCGTGGGGCTGTCGGCGGGCAGCCTGTCGATGACCGACATCGTGTACCTGGACGGCGGCAAGATGAAGAGCCGCATCTCGCTCGGCGCGGGCGGCGCGGACGCCACGTACCGGATCCACTGCGAGGACAACCGGTGCACCAACGTCGCCGTCGACGGCACGACCATCTACCTGCCCACCAAGACCCACTCGGGCAGCGGCACCTCCTACTCCCAGACGAACGAGATCGCCGCGCTCGACCTCACCACCGGCAAGCCCAAGTGGCTCGCCAAGCCCGACCAGGAGCGCGAGCTCAAGATCGTCGGCGTCAGCGGCGGCAAGGTCGTCGCGTACCAGAAGAACACCTACGACAAGCCGGGCCGCCTGCTGCGGCTCGATCCCGCGACCCGCGGGTTCACCGTCTTCATGGAACTGCCGGAGAGCGGCAAGGACCTGGAGAACGACTTCCTGGACAGCGATTCGGGCTGGTGGCTGTACGAGGACCACTTCTTCCTGACCTCCGACCACATCTCCGCCTCCGCCAACCTGACGGACCGGTCCATCGCCGCCTTCGGCTGA
- a CDS encoding LuxR C-terminal-related transcriptional regulator: MGVRLVVVDDHRLLAEALASALKLRGHRVLAAAAPASGAAELVLSRSPEVCLIGTAAPAEPGAFDAVVRIKRERPGVAVLVLGPVPNPRGIAAAFAAGASGYVRHDERIEGVERAMAKARAGEVAVAPALLQGAFAELLNPVAEPDDEGTRLLQMLTPREVEVLLRVAEGEDTRLIAAGMRIAPSTARTHVQRVLMKLGVGSRLEAAALAARTGLLDRVSHHLPGGAIPAQASPPLRAWEEGD; the protein is encoded by the coding sequence ATGGGCGTACGGCTCGTCGTCGTCGACGACCATCGTCTGCTGGCCGAGGCGCTCGCCTCGGCGCTGAAGCTGCGCGGGCACCGGGTGCTCGCGGCGGCCGCGCCCGCGTCGGGCGCGGCGGAGCTCGTACTGAGCCGGTCGCCCGAGGTGTGCCTGATCGGGACGGCGGCGCCGGCCGAGCCGGGCGCCTTCGACGCGGTCGTCCGCATCAAGCGGGAGCGGCCGGGGGTCGCGGTGCTGGTCCTGGGGCCGGTGCCCAACCCGCGCGGGATAGCCGCCGCGTTCGCCGCCGGCGCGTCCGGCTACGTACGGCACGACGAGCGGATCGAGGGCGTCGAGCGGGCGATGGCCAAGGCGCGTGCCGGCGAGGTGGCCGTGGCGCCCGCGCTGCTGCAGGGCGCGTTCGCCGAGCTGCTCAACCCGGTGGCCGAGCCGGACGACGAGGGCACCAGACTGCTGCAGATGCTCACCCCGCGCGAGGTCGAGGTGCTGCTGCGGGTCGCGGAGGGCGAGGACACCCGGCTGATCGCTGCGGGCATGCGGATCGCGCCGAGCACCGCCCGTACGCACGTGCAGCGGGTGCTGATGAAGCTGGGGGTGGGCTCCCGGCTGGAGGCCGCCGCCCTGGCGGCCCGCACGGGGCTGCTGGACCGGGTCAGTCACCATCTCCCGGGCGGTGCGATCCCGGCTCAGGCGTCTCCTCCGCTGCGGGCGTGGGAGGAGGGGGACTGA
- a CDS encoding sodium:solute symporter family protein: protein MQNLAEGLRLPTNALDYSILAIYFAVVLGIGFAARRAVRTSLDFFLSGRSLPAWVTGLAFIAANLGATEILGMAANGAQYGAYTVHWYWIGAIPAMVFLGLVMMPFYYGSKVRSVPEFLLHRFGPASHLLSSIIFAVSALLIAGVNLYAMAIVLEALIGWPQWVAIVVSGFFVLFYITLGGLSSAIYNEVLQFFVILAALIPLTVVGLKRVGGWSGLTDSLTDSHGAAFLSAWDDTGIGSPNPLGANWLTIVLGLGFVLSFGYWTTNFAEVQRALSAKNLSAAQRTPLIAAYPKIFIPLIVVLPGLIALVMEPGIGKPGSGLQYNDAIPVLMRDLLPNGVLGIAITGLLAAFMAGMAANVSSFNTVFTYDIWGAYVRRDRPDRYYVTTGRVVTAIGVLIGMGTAFIASSFSNIMNYLQTLFSFFNVPLFCVFILGMFWKRSTAAAGFWGLLSGTVAAMINYFGFYKGGLISIPSDQGANFVSAIAAFVVGGVVMVLVSWFTKPKPVESLAGLVYGTTSPGMAEPPAKGDDAWYRRPALLGWGAVLLAVLCYIPFSL from the coding sequence GAACGCGCTCGACTACTCGATCCTCGCGATCTACTTCGCCGTCGTCCTCGGCATCGGTTTCGCCGCCCGCCGCGCCGTCCGGACCAGCCTCGACTTCTTCCTGTCCGGCCGGTCGCTGCCCGCCTGGGTCACGGGTCTGGCGTTCATCGCCGCCAACCTGGGCGCCACCGAGATCCTGGGGATGGCCGCCAACGGCGCACAGTACGGGGCGTACACGGTGCACTGGTACTGGATCGGCGCCATTCCGGCCATGGTCTTCCTCGGCCTGGTGATGATGCCGTTCTACTACGGCTCCAAGGTCCGCTCCGTGCCGGAGTTCCTGCTGCACCGCTTCGGGCCGGCCTCGCACCTGCTCAGCTCGATCATCTTCGCGGTGTCCGCACTGCTGATCGCGGGGGTCAACCTCTACGCGATGGCGATCGTGCTGGAGGCGCTGATCGGCTGGCCGCAGTGGGTGGCGATCGTCGTCTCCGGCTTCTTCGTGCTCTTCTACATCACCCTCGGCGGCCTGTCCTCGGCCATCTACAACGAGGTGCTGCAGTTCTTCGTGATCCTCGCGGCGCTGATCCCGCTCACCGTCGTCGGCCTGAAGCGGGTCGGCGGCTGGTCCGGACTGACGGACTCGCTCACCGACTCCCACGGCGCCGCGTTCCTCAGCGCCTGGGACGACACCGGCATCGGCTCGCCGAACCCGCTGGGGGCGAACTGGCTGACCATCGTGCTGGGCCTCGGTTTCGTCCTCAGCTTCGGCTACTGGACGACCAACTTCGCCGAGGTGCAGCGCGCCCTGTCCGCGAAGAACCTCTCGGCCGCCCAGCGCACCCCGCTCATCGCCGCGTACCCCAAGATCTTCATCCCGCTGATCGTGGTCCTGCCGGGACTGATCGCGCTCGTCATGGAGCCGGGCATCGGCAAGCCGGGCAGCGGGCTCCAGTACAACGACGCGATCCCGGTGCTCATGCGCGACCTGCTGCCCAACGGCGTCCTCGGCATCGCGATCACCGGGCTGCTCGCCGCCTTCATGGCCGGCATGGCGGCCAACGTCTCGTCCTTCAACACCGTCTTCACGTACGACATCTGGGGCGCCTACGTACGGCGCGACCGGCCCGACCGGTACTACGTCACCACCGGCCGCGTGGTGACCGCGATCGGCGTGCTGATCGGCATGGGCACGGCCTTCATCGCCTCGTCCTTCAGCAACATCATGAACTACCTGCAGACGCTGTTCTCGTTCTTCAACGTGCCGCTGTTCTGCGTCTTCATCCTCGGCATGTTCTGGAAGCGCTCCACCGCGGCGGCCGGCTTCTGGGGGCTGCTGAGCGGCACGGTCGCCGCGATGATCAACTACTTCGGGTTCTACAAGGGCGGCCTGATCTCGATCCCCAGCGACCAGGGCGCCAACTTCGTCTCCGCCATCGCCGCCTTCGTCGTCGGCGGGGTGGTGATGGTCCTCGTCTCGTGGTTCACCAAGCCCAAGCCCGTCGAATCACTGGCCGGACTCGTCTACGGGACCACCTCCCCCGGCATGGCAGAGCCGCCCGCCAAGGGCGACGACGCCTGGTACCGCAGGCCCGCACTGCTCGGCTGGGGCGCCGTCCTCCTGGCCGTGCTGTGCTACATCCCCTTCTCCCTGTGA